The DNA sequence ttaatttgagtaTGTCGTTTATGGGGCACAATACCGCATGTTTTCTGTTGTCTCTGCTTGAGATCTTTGCTGCATTCCTTATATGAATAAGCTGTTTGaccaagctctctctctctctctctctctctctctctctctcagtgattgttgttgttgttgttgttgttgttatttgtttattttgagaaTAACTCTATGCTAATTAGTAATTACATTAAATCCcttacaacaattttttttataaaaattttctTAGGGTTCACCATGACCTTCATGGGCATATAGCTCACATGCAGAGGCTGCAGATCTATTTCAAGAACGCCAGCGTGAGAGTACTATCAATCAAATTTGGGCATTAAAATTACTGAAGTATGACTTCTTATTCGAAATGCAGTGATTTTTGGATCTACTGCCACTATTCTCTtgccctcttttttttcttttacttgcATTGGATTATATTCTAGCAGAATTTTGATTGATGCTATTTGtatttttcctttgcatgtAGAGACTAACAGAAAGAACAACAAAATTTTTTGGCCATGTCCCGAAGAAAAGCAGATTAAAGAATATGAAGACCGGGTTTCCTTTGCCATGCCGGAGTCTTGAGGATGGAAGAAAACGAAGAGAACTTCCAAGGAATCACCGCTAGTTTTCACAAGTATAACACAACTGCTGACAAGGTGCTTTTCAAATACTTGCGGCATTTGTTATAAGCCAGACTCCGAGTCACATAACATCTCCGGTAACGGTTAAAGATGTTCTCTGGGCATGAGCAAGTTAGTGTTGAATGGTATATCTGGCAGAAAGTGTTTATATCCAGTTGAAGTCTGCATCTTCTGTAGCATTTAGCTTTAGGCAAGCTGGATataggggcaaatatgtaattttcCTGCCACTCTAAAATACACAGAAGCACTTGGACAAAAAGTTGCCACCAGAGATTGCTTGCCTCCTGTGCCACCTACACGTTGATTCTTTTCCCTTTCAtaaaatcatccttgaagttcTCTTCAAGTTATTCTCTAACACCAATTCCTGAGTATTATTATTCCGCATCCGCATCCGCTCCTCCATGCTtcacttcttcatttctcagtACTACTCCGTACCGCCATGCCTCGCCCTGGTGACACCAACCCACATTTTGTCCGGCCATATCCGTCACAAACTCCAGAACAACTTCCCCAAACATCTCCACACGGTCCATTGGTGCCACTCCCACAGCACCATGGCCAACACCCCGCGCCACCCATCCTCAGACCAGACTGGCCTGGACCGCATCACCCTGAACCACCAGAAGTCGAGCCAGAACCAATACAATTTGAGCAAGTTCGCCGGCCCCGGTCTAAGCATCAATGGCGGCATTCCAACCCAGCGGGTCCATTGGTGTCATTCCATCCACAATTCGAAGAACAACATCCGCTGACAGACCAGCAAACCCTACCACTAGTTCCATCAGTGCCAACCCCGCACCCTGATCATGAAGACCACCATCCTCGGAAAAAGCATCAAAGCCGGAAAACCCAGCCTGTAGTTCCACCCGTGGCAGCTCCATACCATGATCAAGAAGACGAACGACATCCTAAGAAAAAGCAAAAAGGCCGGAAAACCCCGCCTATAGTTCCAACCGGGCCTGCCCCGTACCATGACCGTGAAGACAAACAATATCCCTGGCCACACGGTTCACAAGGGCAGCCGCATAGCCGACGTACTCACCCGCAGGGCTTGCTCATACCACGCCCTCAACAAACCAACGTCTTCACATGGTCCGGAGCCATTTGCTGCGCAATTTTTTGGGTTCTCATAATCATAACCGGCCTAGTGGTTCTCATAATCTATCTTGTTTTCCGTCCCCGGACTCCGAAATTCGACGTCTCTTCCGCCACGCTCAACGCAGCGTATCTTGACATGGGATATCTTCTCAATGCCGACGTTACAGTGCTGGCAAACTTCACCAACCCAAACAAGAAGGTAAGCGTCGACTTTAGCTACCTGATCATTGATCTATATTACGGAAATACCCTCATTGCCACCCAGTACGTCGAGCCCTTCTCGGCAGAGAGGAGTCGGTCCATGTTTGCAAATGTTCATATGGTGGCCAGCCAGGTGCGTCTCGGAGTGCTGGAAAGGCAAAGGCTTAAGAAGCAGATGGAGAACAATCGGGCGGAGTTTGAGGTGAAGGGGTATTTCCGGGCACGAGCTAACTTCGGAAAGATCCTCCGATACTCGTACTGGTTGCACGGTGACTGCAGAGTTGTGCTCACTAGACCTCCTGATGGAGTTCTGGTGACCAGAAAATGCAAGACAAAACACTAAGCTAGCATTTGGAATTccatcctt is a window from the Malus domestica chromosome 16, GDT2T_hap1 genome containing:
- the LOC103403078 gene encoding uncharacterized protein — translated: MPRPGDTNPHFVRPYPSQTPEQLPQTSPHGPLVPLPQHHGQHPAPPILRPDWPGPHHPEPPEVEPEPIQFEQVRRPRSKHQWRHSNPAGPLVSFHPQFEEQHPLTDQQTLPLVPSVPTPHPDHEDHHPRKKHQSRKTQPVVPPVAAPYHDQEDERHPKKKQKGRKTPPIVPTGPAPYHDREDKQYPWPHGSQGQPHSRRTHPQGLLIPRPQQTNVFTWSGAICCAIFWVLIIITGLVVLIIYLVFRPRTPKFDVSSATLNAAYLDMGYLLNADVTVLANFTNPNKKVSVDFSYLIIDLYYGNTLIATQYVEPFSAERSRSMFANVHMVASQVRLGVLERQRLKKQMENNRAEFEVKGYFRARANFGKILRYSYWLHGDCRVVLTRPPDGVLVTRKCKTKH